The Maridesulfovibrio salexigens DSM 2638 region TGCAGAAATATTGTTACGCCGCTCAAGAGGTACGTCTTCAAAGTCACCCCTGACACGGGCATCCCCGACGGCCCCCATGAAGTTATCGATAGCCTTATCAAAATCAGGCTCCTCAGGGCAATCCTCAGGATTCAGAGAATAACATTCAAGCCATTCATAATACTTAGTTGTTGCGCCTAGCACCTCGGACATTCCGTCTGCAATGGACGGCAACGGACCTCCGTATCCCCGGCGGATAATGGTCGACATGGTCATAAGCAGACTGTGCATTCGAGTGAAAGTGCGGATCAGGCGAGTCAATTCACTCCGCTGCCAACCCTGCAATCCCGGTTCTGCCGCTGCCTCGCGAAAGGACTCTGCGCAGGTGTCGAGCATGTTGGAAGCTTCAATTCGGGTCTCAACAATTCTGGCCTCAGTTATTCCGCCGTGCAGATATGATTCGGAAAGAATCTTAAAATGCGTGGACTGCAATTCAACCAGATTAGCCATTTTCGCACGTAGATTTTTACGGGCCATATTAGGCCAGACCCCGAAGGAAGCAGCAATACCTATAACTACGCCCAGAACAGTATCCAGAATGCGCTCCAGCCCGAACTGCCAGCCGTCAGTAAAGAGTACTCCCAGCAAAAGGATTACCCCCACAGTCAAGGAGCAGGAAAATACGGTATAGCTGAAGACTCTCACTAGAATCATCAGAAAAAAGGAAAGAACAATCAATCCCGCAAGAACGGGGGTACCCGGCTCAAGAAACAGAATGCCAACCCCGATAGCAGCACCAATGACTGTACCCCAAAGCCGCTTCCAGCCGATACGCAATGTCCCGCCAACTGAAGGACGCATGATCACAATCACACTGATAGGCAGCCAGACCGCATGGCGAAGTTCCAGAAAACGGGCGGCAACAATGGCAAAGGTAATTGCCGCCGCAGCCTTAAGAGCATGACGGAAAGGCACTGAATCCCAGCGGAATTCCTTTTTCAGGGTAGCAAGAGCATCAGCGAACACTGCAGGCCCCTCCTTTGCAGCAGAGTTTGCTCATTTCAGCGAACTCCATGCTCAGGTTACGCAGCCCGTAGATGGCTCCCCAAGCTTCGAGAAATTCATTACGCAAACCGTCGTCACGCTTGTAGGCACCCAGTCGAAGCAATTCACTTTCAAGATCAGCAATACCTTCGTCAATACCTCGCAGATCAACCTCTCCCCTGCCAGTGGACAGGTTTGCCGCCAGCACGTCAAAAGCCACGGAACTGCGCCCTGCAATATCGCTGAATTTAAAACGCATATCCTTGAAAACAGGACTGTGTTCGGCAAACTGGCGACTATTGGACAACCCTACAACGGCCTCAATCATCCGCACCAGCAATGCGTACAAAGCAGACGGGCCCTCATAGCTACCCAATTCCTTGACCGGGTCCACATTAATAGCTTCCATGAATCTACGATAACGGCGCACGGATTCTACAGACCGCTCATGAATTTCAGCAATCTCTTTTAAATCATCCTTGCTGCCTGTAGATGAGGCCACGGCGCGGAAGTAATCACCGATATCAGTCAAAGCAACAGCCCCGGCGCGAGTAAGAACTTTTTCCGGTTTCATGGGCCAGAGGTAAAAAATAAATAGATAAGAAACAGTAGCACCAAAAAGCACCGCTCCTGACCGTTCCATCCCCACCAGAAACGTATCCGGAGAGGTTAAAGCCAGCAGGTTAACGATAAGTGTGCCGATGGCAGCAGTTGCGGCTGCCACTCCTAAAACCGGAGCAAAAAATACAGCAAAGGCCAGCGCAAAAAGATACACTTCCAACAATAAGGAATAATTACCGACAACGGTTGAGACAGGCACAAGACACATTACCGCAAGAGCCAAACAGCGGGCCACAGCCTTACGCTTGGCAAGGGTGCTACCTGCACGAAACACAACCACTACCATGGAGCCGTAAACCGACCATTGCAGGAACTTTGTGCTCATGCCCACCAGATAAGCCAGCAGCAATGCCACAAGGCAGGCACAAATAGATTTTGCCGCGTACTTGGTCATGAACAGACCCGGATCAACCGGCCTGATGAAGATTCTGTAAAACTCTGAGATTATTTTATGCATTTGCCTCCGGCGGCCCTCTACTTTTATTATGCTCCGCATATAACGCGGCGAGGCTTCATAATAAAGTAATATTTTTTACTACTTGGCTGCCAGCTTAATTATCTCGCGGCAAAATGCGGGCAGGTCGTCCGGTTTGCGTGATGAAACCTGATTACGATCAACTACGACCTCTTCATTTACCCATTTAGCCCCTGCATTCTCAAGATCGTCCTTTATTCCGGGGGTGGAGGTGCATTTGTAGCCTTTCATAATTTTGGCAGAGATAGGAATCCAGCCGCCATGACATATATGAGCTACAACCTTGCCAGCCTCATGGATTTCTCGGGTCAACTCCAGCACCTTAGGATCGCGGCGCAATTTATCAGGAGCAAAACCGCCTGCTATGACCAGCAAATCAAAATCATCTGCATTCATATCATCGATAGCTGCTGTAGATTTGAAAGGATAACCATTCTTGCCGGTATAGACCTCACCGTATTCCGGTCCGGCAACAACCACTTCAGCACCTTCCTCAATCAAGCGATAGTACGGGTAAAGAAGTTCCATATCCTCAAAAACATTATCTATAAACATCAGGACACGCTGGCCGTTCAATTTCATGAGATGCTCCTTATGGTTTAATTTTTAAAATTGAATATCATCAGATACCATAAAATTGCACAAAAAAAGACCGCAATATTGTGGAAGATATTACGATCTTTATCTGAATTTTAAACGTTTAAAAGAACTTTTATCTTTAAAGTAATTCAAGCGGCCTGTTTTTTATATTCCACGCATCCATTCCACCTTTCAGAATAAGAACGTCCTTATGCCCCTGCGCACCCAGTTTACGTGCTGCCAGCTGACAGACAAACCCGAAGTAACAAACCACAACCAACTGCCTGTCACGCTCAATTTCCGGACAATCATTTTCAAATAAAGTAATTGGGTAGCTAACAGCTCCGGGGATATGTCCGAATTTACAATATGTATCCTCAAGCCTGCAATCAACTATTGTCAGCTGCTTTTCTGAATTGAGCAAATCTTCCAACTCAGATGAATCAATCACTCCATAAGTCTGCTTTCTGAACTTTGAAACCACATATTTACGGGTCAGTTTCCACCACCCTTTATTCGGTAATTCCTGCTTATTCCAAACCAATTTCATAACTATCCTCGTTTTCGTTGACTGATTTAAACATTTGATGAACCCTTTCACTAAACAAGGGCCACTCTATTGCTGAAATCGTCGAAAACAAGAAACAAACAACCGAACTTTGTCCCGCTTGGGACAAAATTAAATATTTGCCCCGCTAAAGAGCAAAAAAATGACCAATATAAAAGGTAAAAGACAGTCAGAGCGCAGCCGCAAGCAGATCAAAGAAGCTTTGCAGAAGTTGCTTCGGAGTAAAAGCTACGGAGAAATTTCAGTCGGAGAAATTGTTGAACAGGCAGATGTAGGACGTTCTACTTTTTATCGCCATTTCAAAAGCAAAGCAGACGTGATGGTCGATCTTCACGGAGACATGTTCGCAAAGATCTTTGAAGAATTGCATTCGCCGGAAGACTGGCTTGCAGGACATTCAGCAAAAATAATATGTAAGATGTTCGATACCCACCTGAACTCCCAAGCCACTAAAACCTCCATTGCCGGTAATATTGGTGCCGATCTCGATTACATCATGCGTGGAGTTGTCAGTTTATTGGGTAAGAGCATTCAAACAGGTCTTGAAAAGACATTCGCCAACACATCATCCAGCGTCCCATTCCCGGTGACTGCCAGCAGCATTGCAGGAATTTACGGAATGACCTTCATGACATGGAAAGGGACATTCCCGGAGATTTCAGGCGAGGAACTGGCCGACCATGTGCAGCGCTTAATAGGAGCAGTTATACGGGAAAGTGTAGCAGAATAAAGAATCCCCCGACTCAAAGAGCCGGGGGATTTATTTTATACACTATGCAGATTGAACCCAAATTAGAGTAACTTATCCATAAATTCCTTGATTCGCGGGTGCTGACTCTCAGCAGAGAAGAATTCTGCGGGAGCTCCCTTAGCGACAAAATCCCCGGTCTCCATGAAGATTACGGTATCGGCAACTTCACGGGCGAAACCCATGTTGTGGGTAACGATAACCATGGTCATGCCATCGTCAGCCAGAGAACGGATGGTATCAAACACTTCACCGACCAGTTCCGGGTCGAGAGCGGAAGTGGGTTCATCGAAAAGCATCATCTTCGGCTTCATGGCCAGCGCGCGGGCAATAGCTACACGCTGCTTCTGACCACCGGAAAGGGTTACCGGATAAACGGTGGCACGGTCGGAAAGACCGACCTTTTCCAGCATCTGAAGCGCAACCTCACGGGCTTCTTCCTTGGACTTGCCAAGCACAGTCACCTGCCCTTCCATAACGTTCTGAAGAACAGTCATATGCGGAAAAAGGTTGAACTGCTGAAAAACCATACCGATCTCGGAACGCAGGGCACAGAGATTCTTCTGGGAATCCAGCACCGGATTACCGTCTTTATATATGTAGCCGCAGGGCTTGCCTTCGAACTGGATTTCCCCGGAATCAATGGTTTCGAGGAAGTTCATAGTCCGAAGCAAGGTGGATTTACCGGATCCGCTGGGACCGACTATAACCACTTTCTCGCCACGGGCAATCTTGAGGTCGATATGGTTGACCGCAGTAAGACTGCCGAATTTTTTGACGATTTTCTTGAGTTCTAAAATTGTTTCCATTTAGCGCCTCTCGTATACCCCGACCTTGTATTCTATCTTCTCGAAGAAGAAAGTAAATACGGAGGTAAAAATAAGGTAGATGACAGCAGCCATTACCAGCACGGTTACGTTAAAGTAAGCATTGAACATCTGGTCCGCAGCACGCATGAGTTCGACCATGGCAATGGTGGAAACCAGCGCGGTATCCTTGATCAATGCGATAAATTCGTTGGCAATGGGCGGGATGATCCGCTTGTATGTCTGCGGAATAATAACCCGGCGCATAGTCTGGCCGTAAGTCATACCCAGCGCTTTTGCTGCTTCGGTCTGGCCGTCATCAATGGACTCGATACCGGCCCTGATAATCTCAGCAAGATACGCAGAATAGTTAATACCCAGACCGATAAGTGCCGCAGCCAGCGGAGAAAGGGTAATGCCGATTGCAGGCAGACCGTAATAGATAAAAAAGAGCTGCAGCAGGAGCGGTGTACCGCGAAAGAACCAGATAATAAACCAGCTGATAGCCATAAAAGGCTGCATGCGGCTGATCTTGCCAAGGGCGATAAAAAGGCCGCCGATGGGTGAAACGATCATGGTAAAGAAGACCAGCACGAGGGTCATTGTCGCACCCTTGAGCAGATTAGGCATGAATCGCTTACAGTCCTCAAGGGTCTTCTGCCATTCAGGTTTAGTCTCGCGGTCAAGAGAGGTCAGGAAATTTTTCGCTTCAACGTTGTCCGGATAAACGGCAACAACCTGTTCTGCGAATTCGCGGGCCTTGCCCGCATCTTTCATGGAATAGCTGATGCGCGCCAGCTGCATACGAGAATAAACAAACTGCCCGTCATCCCCTTCAGGACCGGGTGCGGGAACCTGTTTAAACAAAGACTGAGCCTGATCAATCTGACCAACGGTCAGAGCATCACGGGCCTGCTTGAGCAGTGCGTCAGCGTCAACAGCGGCTGATGATACAGCCGGAAAAATCAGAAGTGCAAACAGCAGAAAGAGCGAGGCAAGCGCCCCGCTCTTTCCGAGTTTATTATTTGAATTAATCATTTCTTACCATTTAGCGGGGTTGGTGACATCTTCACCGAACCACTTGCGGGAGATTTTACCCATTGTTCCGTCTGCGATCATAGCGTCGATGGTCTTCTGCACTGCAGCGCGCAGGGAATCTTCACCCTGACGGAAAGCAATACCGAAAGCTTCGCTGGTGATGTAACCGGGAAGCGCAAGGTACTTACCAGGACGCTGAGCCATGGAGTAACGACCGGCAATGTTGTCGACAACTACGCCGTTAAGACGACCGGATTCGAGGTCAAGCAGAGCTTTAACGTTGGTGTCGTACTCGCGGATTTCCTTGGGAGCGGGCTTGAGGGATTTAGCAGCCTCAAGAGCGGGGGAACCTTTCTGTACGCCGACAACTTTGCCGCCGAGGTCTTTGTGAGCCTTGATGGACTTGTTGCCCATAGCGATAACAGCGATCTGGCCGTCCATGATGTAAGGCTTGGAAAAAGAAACTGCTTTTTCACGCTCGGGGGTGATGGTCATGCCGTTCCAGATGCAGTCAAATTTCTTTGCATTCAGGGAGTGGATAACGCCGGACCATGCAGTGGGCTGCCATTCAATCTTAATGCCGAGGCGCTTACCAACTTCTTCAGCTGCGTCCACGTCAAAACCAACCAGAGTTCCATCATCCTGACGGAAGCCCATGGGTGCAAAAGTGTCATCAAGACCAATTACAAGCTTGCCTGCTTTCTGTACTTTTTCGAGAGAACCGTCACCAGCCATTGCGGTGGTTGCGAATGCCAGCATCATTGCAACCATGAGAACTAATACCCTTTTCATGCGTCACTCCTAAAAGAAAATGTAAATTTCCGCTCCTGCAACATTTAAAAAGGCCGTTACGGAAAACGCTTCCATTCTGCCTTTTTAAAATAAGAAGCGATGAACCGAATAGCTCATGAAGCAGGAACATGCAAGACTGTAACCCCTTAAAAACAGAACTTAGACTCCCTTTTTTGTCAAAAATGTGAGGATCATGCCGTAAAAATGTGTAATTCACGTATCAAAATTTCGGTTATTACAAATACAACCACCTTTACAACACCAGCCGGCTAAGAAAGTGCCAGATGCAAGGCGCAAGAAAAAGGGTGGAACGAAGCGTATTAAACATACGTGAGTTTCAACCTTTTCCGTAGCGGCGCCGCAGATGGAGCTTTATCAACCGTCTGACAAAGCGGTTGCTAAACTTTTTGCCTATGTGTTAGCGTGGATTTAACTGATATTCCCACCTGTTCTAACAAGGAGACTGCATATGCCAAACCTTACTTCGTGGGGAAGCCGAGAAATTGAAAGATTAAAGACCGATATGGACAGGCTTTTCAACAGCCTTTGCCACGATTACGGCATCCCTTCCGTCTGCGGAATCATTGATTGTACGCCACAAACCAGCATGAGAGAGGATGGTGACGCTCTTGAAGTGAGTACCACCATGCCCGGATTTCATGCCGAAGACCTTGAAGTTAAAGTTACTGAAACTTCCATGACTATTTCCGGAGAAAAAAAGGTGACCTTTGAGGGAGGACGCCAAACAAATCATTTCAAAAAGACTCTTCCTCTGCCCTGCCGGGTGGACCCTGACAATGTAAGCGCTACCTTCAAAGATGGAGTACTTAAAATTGTACTCAACAAATGCGTAATCAAACCTCAAAAGGTTATTTCCATAACATCTGAATAGCACCAGACCGGAGACCTCCATGACCAGCATCCTGAAAGATAGAGAACTGCCGCTTGATAAACTGAGGTGGACCCTTGACCCGGAAGAACTTCCTTTCAACACTACTGCTGACCTTGAACATGAAGATGAAATTATCGGCCAGTGTCGTGGTGTCGAAGCTTTTCGTTTCGGCATGGGTATGGGACTTAAGGGCTACAATATTTTCGTTACCGGACCTGCCAATACAGGTAAGCAGGCCACAGTAAAAAAGATGCTCACCGAGCTTTCCAAAACAGACAAAAGCCCGGATGACCTTCTTTACGTTAACAACTTCAAGTCTACTGAATCACCAATCCTGATCCGCATGCCCGCTGGAGAAGGTGCATTATTCAAAAAGGATATCCATGACTTTCTGGAAGGCATCAAGCGCGAAGTTCCGCAGCTTTTTGAAAGTCAGGAATATATGGCCCGCAAAAATGAAATCATTGAAATGCACGAAAAGCAGACCCGTGAATTCTTTCAGGGCATTGAAGATAAGGTTAAGGATTCCGGTCTGGTTATCGTCAATATGCAGATGGGCCATTTCCAGCGTCCTGATGTTGTTCCGCTGGTGGACGGTGAACCGATTCGCATGATCCAGTTGGAAGAAAAGGTAGATAAAGGCCGCTTCCCGCGCGATGAATTTGAAAGGCTTAAGGAAAAGCAAAAAGAACTGAAGGAAGAAATTGATAATATTCTGGCTCAGGTTCGCAAACTTCAAAAAGAAGTAAAGAAAAAGAGCGAAGATGTGGACAAACTCATGTTCATGACTCTCGCACAGGACCTTATCGCCCCTTTGCGCGAAAAATACAGTGACGAAAAAGTAATCAAGTATTTTGACGCCATGCTGGAAAACATGAGCGATGAACTTGATTCCCTGCGTATGATCGGCAAAAAGCCGCAAGCTGGAGAAGGCGGCATGATGTTCATGCCACCGCAGGCGGACACCATCCTCCATCCATACAAAGTCAACCTGCTCGTGGATAACACTGAACAGAACAGTCCTCCGGTGATATTTGAAGCCTACCCCACTTACCGCAACCTATTCGGCTCCATTGAAAGGGTTATGGACAGGCACGGCGGCTGGCGCACAGACTTCACTAAGATCAAAGCCGGTTCTTTCATCAAGGCCAACGGCGGCTATCTGGTTATCAACCTCATGGACGCCATTGTAGAGCCGGGCGTCTGGCCTACTCTCAAACGCTCACTCAAGACAGAAAAGATTGAAATCCAGACCTTTGATCCCTATTACTTCATATCCTCCACCGGCCTGAAACCGGAACCCATCGCCATGGACGTAAAAGTAGTGGTTCTGGGCGATCCCTATCTTTACCAGTTACTGCGCCATTACGATCCTGATGTTCCTAAGATTTTCAAGGTCCGCGCCGACTTTGAAACCTCAATGGACCGTGACGTGGATGCTATCAACTCAGTATCCAATTTTATCAGCCGCATGGTGGAAAAAGACGACCTGATGCCCTTTGACCGTACAGGTGTAGCTGCCATCATTGAGCAGGCCGTACGTATGTCCGGCAGGCAGGAAAAAATCACCACAGCCTTCCCGCTGCTGGCAGATTTACTGGGCGAAGCCAGTTACTACGCAGGGCGCAACGGTTCCACTGCTGTTGGGGCAAAACATGTTATCCAAGCCCTTGAAGCCCACCGCAAACGTTCAAACCAGAGTGAAGAACGGTTGCAGGAAATGATCGACCGCGGCAG contains the following coding sequences:
- a CDS encoding FUSC family protein; translation: MFADALATLKKEFRWDSVPFRHALKAAAAITFAIVAARFLELRHAVWLPISVIVIMRPSVGGTLRIGWKRLWGTVIGAAIGVGILFLEPGTPVLAGLIVLSFFLMILVRVFSYTVFSCSLTVGVILLLGVLFTDGWQFGLERILDTVLGVVIGIAASFGVWPNMARKNLRAKMANLVELQSTHFKILSESYLHGGITEARIVETRIEASNMLDTCAESFREAAAEPGLQGWQRSELTRLIRTFTRMHSLLMTMSTIIRRGYGGPLPSIADGMSEVLGATTKYYEWLECYSLNPEDCPEEPDFDKAIDNFMGAVGDARVRGDFEDVPLERRNNISAFIWNIRALGGEIRRAGKRMHDLRYGRDSN
- a CDS encoding FUSC family membrane protein yields the protein MHKIISEFYRIFIRPVDPGLFMTKYAAKSICACLVALLLAYLVGMSTKFLQWSVYGSMVVVVFRAGSTLAKRKAVARCLALAVMCLVPVSTVVGNYSLLLEVYLFALAFAVFFAPVLGVAAATAAIGTLIVNLLALTSPDTFLVGMERSGAVLFGATVSYLFIFYLWPMKPEKVLTRAGAVALTDIGDYFRAVASSTGSKDDLKEIAEIHERSVESVRRYRRFMEAINVDPVKELGSYEGPSALYALLVRMIEAVVGLSNSRQFAEHSPVFKDMRFKFSDIAGRSSVAFDVLAANLSTGRGEVDLRGIDEGIADLESELLRLGAYKRDDGLRNEFLEAWGAIYGLRNLSMEFAEMSKLCCKGGACSVR
- a CDS encoding type 1 glutamine amidotransferase domain-containing protein, with product MKLNGQRVLMFIDNVFEDMELLYPYYRLIEEGAEVVVAGPEYGEVYTGKNGYPFKSTAAIDDMNADDFDLLVIAGGFAPDKLRRDPKVLELTREIHEAGKVVAHICHGGWIPISAKIMKGYKCTSTPGIKDDLENAGAKWVNEEVVVDRNQVSSRKPDDLPAFCREIIKLAAK
- a CDS encoding rhodanese-like domain-containing protein, with the protein product MKLVWNKQELPNKGWWKLTRKYVVSKFRKQTYGVIDSSELEDLLNSEKQLTIVDCRLEDTYCKFGHIPGAVSYPITLFENDCPEIERDRQLVVVCYFGFVCQLAARKLGAQGHKDVLILKGGMDAWNIKNRPLELL
- a CDS encoding TetR/AcrR family transcriptional regulator, whose protein sequence is MTNIKGKRQSERSRKQIKEALQKLLRSKSYGEISVGEIVEQADVGRSTFYRHFKSKADVMVDLHGDMFAKIFEELHSPEDWLAGHSAKIICKMFDTHLNSQATKTSIAGNIGADLDYIMRGVVSLLGKSIQTGLEKTFANTSSSVPFPVTASSIAGIYGMTFMTWKGTFPEISGEELADHVQRLIGAVIRESVAE
- a CDS encoding amino acid ABC transporter ATP-binding protein, yielding METILELKKIVKKFGSLTAVNHIDLKIARGEKVVIVGPSGSGKSTLLRTMNFLETIDSGEIQFEGKPCGYIYKDGNPVLDSQKNLCALRSEIGMVFQQFNLFPHMTVLQNVMEGQVTVLGKSKEEAREVALQMLEKVGLSDRATVYPVTLSGGQKQRVAIARALAMKPKMMLFDEPTSALDPELVGEVFDTIRSLADDGMTMVIVTHNMGFAREVADTVIFMETGDFVAKGAPAEFFSAESQHPRIKEFMDKLL
- a CDS encoding amino acid ABC transporter permease (The N-terminal region of this protein, as described by TIGR01726, is a three transmembrane segment that identifies a subfamily of ABC transporter permease subunits, which specificities that include histidine, arginine, glutamine, glutamate, L-cystine (sic), the opines (in Agrobacterium) octopine and nopaline, etc.) — translated: MINSNNKLGKSGALASLFLLFALLIFPAVSSAAVDADALLKQARDALTVGQIDQAQSLFKQVPAPGPEGDDGQFVYSRMQLARISYSMKDAGKAREFAEQVVAVYPDNVEAKNFLTSLDRETKPEWQKTLEDCKRFMPNLLKGATMTLVLVFFTMIVSPIGGLFIALGKISRMQPFMAISWFIIWFFRGTPLLLQLFFIYYGLPAIGITLSPLAAALIGLGINYSAYLAEIIRAGIESIDDGQTEAAKALGMTYGQTMRRVIIPQTYKRIIPPIANEFIALIKDTALVSTIAMVELMRAADQMFNAYFNVTVLVMAAVIYLIFTSVFTFFFEKIEYKVGVYERR
- a CDS encoding amino acid ABC transporter substrate-binding protein; this translates as MKRVLVLMVAMMLAFATTAMAGDGSLEKVQKAGKLVIGLDDTFAPMGFRQDDGTLVGFDVDAAEEVGKRLGIKIEWQPTAWSGVIHSLNAKKFDCIWNGMTITPEREKAVSFSKPYIMDGQIAVIAMGNKSIKAHKDLGGKVVGVQKGSPALEAAKSLKPAPKEIREYDTNVKALLDLESGRLNGVVVDNIAGRYSMAQRPGKYLALPGYITSEAFGIAFRQGEDSLRAAVQKTIDAMIADGTMGKISRKWFGEDVTNPAKW
- a CDS encoding Hsp20/alpha crystallin family protein, which translates into the protein MPNLTSWGSREIERLKTDMDRLFNSLCHDYGIPSVCGIIDCTPQTSMREDGDALEVSTTMPGFHAEDLEVKVTETSMTISGEKKVTFEGGRQTNHFKKTLPLPCRVDPDNVSATFKDGVLKIVLNKCVIKPQKVISITSE
- a CDS encoding Lon protease family protein, encoding MTSILKDRELPLDKLRWTLDPEELPFNTTADLEHEDEIIGQCRGVEAFRFGMGMGLKGYNIFVTGPANTGKQATVKKMLTELSKTDKSPDDLLYVNNFKSTESPILIRMPAGEGALFKKDIHDFLEGIKREVPQLFESQEYMARKNEIIEMHEKQTREFFQGIEDKVKDSGLVIVNMQMGHFQRPDVVPLVDGEPIRMIQLEEKVDKGRFPRDEFERLKEKQKELKEEIDNILAQVRKLQKEVKKKSEDVDKLMFMTLAQDLIAPLREKYSDEKVIKYFDAMLENMSDELDSLRMIGKKPQAGEGGMMFMPPQADTILHPYKVNLLVDNTEQNSPPVIFEAYPTYRNLFGSIERVMDRHGGWRTDFTKIKAGSFIKANGGYLVINLMDAIVEPGVWPTLKRSLKTEKIEIQTFDPYYFISSTGLKPEPIAMDVKVVVLGDPYLYQLLRHYDPDVPKIFKVRADFETSMDRDVDAINSVSNFISRMVEKDDLMPFDRTGVAAIIEQAVRMSGRQEKITTAFPLLADLLGEASYYAGRNGSTAVGAKHVIQALEAHRKRSNQSEERLQEMIDRGSIYVDTDGAVTGQVNGLAVYSMGDYSFGKPSRITAVTAMGKGGIINIEREADMSGPTHNKGIFILSGFLRRQFAQDKPLSLTASIAFEQSYGGIDGDSASSTELYALLSSLAEVPIRQDIAVTGSVNQKGEVQPIGGVNQKVEGFYLCCKHAGLTGNQGVMIPEPNVKDLMLRTEVVDAVREGKFHIWSVENIEQGIEILTGVEAGQKDTEGKYPEESIYGKVNERLIDLAEGLKNFGASDDEKDEKKKESGGSCGCGK